A region from the Bacteroidia bacterium genome encodes:
- a CDS encoding S9 family peptidase, whose translation MKKSIYVIVVILIFVIGIFLGKYNFSFKTGNADSVSESATSSLVFDSLASQPINETKVSPELLWKFGRIGEIKLSPDGKTIVYSVTRHSISANRGYTDLFSVPAAGGEAKHLTTFAGSEFNPRWKPDGSKIGFIADEDGTTQIWEMNIDGTDQIKISDIPDGINSFEYSPDGTMVLYCKDVKVRQTPQDIHADLPKTEVYMATELMYRHWNHWEDANVSHVFYSVIKDGKISAGKDIMEGEPYDSPLSPYFEGEEISWSSNSKGIAYTCKKMTPNEYSISTNSDVYYYNIETGKTENLSEGMPGYDKYPSFSPDGKFMAWQSMPTPGYESDKQRLFLINLSTKEKKDLSQNFDQNATSFQWSADSKKIYFISGIRATEQVYSVDLETNFVKQITFGKHDYTTIGLVGDIMIGGKMSIAMATEIYNINLSDGKETQLTFTNKNIYDKVKMGESKEHWITTTDNKKMLVWYIYPPDFDSTKKYPALLYCQGGPQSTVSQFFSYRWNFQIMAANEYIIIAPNRRGVPSFGQEWNAQISGDYGGQNMKDYLSAIDEAKKESYIDGERLGCIGASYGGFSVYWLAGHHQKRFKAFIAHCGMFNLESQYAETEEEFFTNHDLGGPFWDKNNKVAQNTYANSPHKFVQNWDTPIMMISGGNDFRIPYTESMQAYNCAQLRGIPSKLLIFPNETHFVLKPQNSILWQREFFGWLDKWLKPSK comes from the coding sequence ATGAAAAAATCAATTTATGTAATTGTTGTTATTCTGATATTTGTTATTGGAATATTTTTAGGGAAGTATAATTTTAGTTTCAAAACCGGAAATGCTGATTCTGTTTCTGAATCTGCAACTTCTTCTTTAGTATTTGATTCTTTGGCAAGTCAGCCAATTAATGAAACAAAGGTAAGCCCGGAACTATTATGGAAATTCGGAAGAATAGGTGAAATAAAACTATCGCCCGATGGTAAAACTATTGTGTATTCTGTTACACGACATTCGATTTCTGCTAATCGTGGTTATACCGATTTATTTTCTGTACCTGCGGCTGGTGGCGAAGCAAAGCATTTAACAACTTTTGCAGGTTCTGAATTTAATCCGAGATGGAAACCGGATGGTTCGAAAATAGGCTTTATTGCTGATGAAGATGGAACTACGCAAATATGGGAGATGAATATAGATGGTACAGATCAAATTAAAATTTCTGATATTCCAGATGGAATCAATAGTTTTGAGTATTCTCCTGATGGAACAATGGTTCTTTATTGTAAAGATGTAAAAGTAAGACAAACACCTCAGGATATTCATGCAGATTTACCAAAAACAGAAGTTTACATGGCGACAGAACTTATGTATCGTCATTGGAATCATTGGGAAGATGCAAATGTAAGTCATGTGTTTTATAGTGTAATAAAAGACGGAAAAATTTCAGCCGGAAAAGATATCATGGAAGGTGAACCTTATGATTCTCCACTTTCACCATATTTTGAAGGTGAAGAAATTAGCTGGAGTTCAAATAGCAAAGGTATTGCATATACATGTAAGAAAATGACTCCAAACGAATACTCTATAAGTACAAATAGTGATGTATATTATTATAACATCGAGACGGGCAAAACAGAAAATCTTTCAGAGGGAATGCCAGGTTATGATAAATATCCTTCATTCTCGCCTGATGGAAAATTTATGGCATGGCAAAGTATGCCTACCCCAGGCTATGAATCTGATAAACAAAGATTATTTTTAATAAATTTATCTACTAAAGAAAAGAAAGATTTAAGTCAGAATTTTGATCAGAATGCAACATCTTTTCAGTGGAGTGCAGATAGTAAAAAGATTTATTTTATAAGTGGAATTCGTGCAACAGAACAGGTTTATTCTGTAGATTTAGAAACAAATTTTGTAAAACAGATTACTTTTGGAAAGCATGACTATACTACTATCGGGTTGGTTGGAGATATTATGATCGGTGGCAAAATGTCAATTGCAATGGCTACAGAGATTTATAATATTAATTTGAGTGACGGAAAAGAAACTCAGCTAACTTTTACAAATAAAAATATTTACGATAAAGTTAAAATGGGTGAGTCAAAAGAACATTGGATTACAACAACAGACAATAAAAAAATGTTAGTATGGTATATTTACCCACCTGATTTTGATTCAACAAAAAAATACCCTGCTTTGCTTTATTGCCAAGGTGGTCCGCAAAGTACCGTAAGCCAGTTTTTTAGTTACAGATGGAATTTTCAGATTATGGCTGCTAATGAATATATTATTATTGCTCCAAACCGTCGTGGTGTTCCATCATTTGGTCAGGAGTGGAATGCTCAAATTTCCGGTGATTACGGTGGTCAGAATATGAAAGATTATTTATCTGCAATAGACGAAGCAAAAAAGGAAAGTTATATCGATGGAGAACGTTTGGGGTGTATTGGTGCTAGTTATGGCGGGTTCTCTGTTTATTGGTTAGCTGGTCATCACCAGAAAAGATTTAAAGCATTTATTGCACATTGTGGCATGTTTAATTTGGAAAGTCAATACGCTGAGACTGAAGAAGAGTTTTTTACAAACCACGATTTAGGTGGACCATTCTGGGATAAAAATAACAAAGTAGCTCAGAATACTTATGCAAACAGTCCTCACAAATTTGTGCAAAACTGGGATACTCCAATAATGATGATATCCGGAGGAAACGATTTTAGAATTCCATATACTGAAAGTATGCAGGCTTATAATTGTGCTCAATTAAGAGGAATTCCAAGCAAGCTTTTAATTTTTCCAAATGAAACACATTTTGTACTTAAACCACAGAATAGCATTTTATGGCAACGTGAGTTCTTTGGTTGGTTAGATAAATGGCTAAAGCCATCAAAATAA
- a CDS encoding DUF2721 domain-containing protein: MNIDISIVNIIQAMLAPGIMISACALLLLGMGNKYSATVARIRVLNEERRKLLLHAKETKVIYEEGIRMHSINAQLIRFQRRLRLVRDAVVFYSLGVAFFILSSLFIGLKILVEYDYSQYVILSLFLIGMMFVLSGVILAAVEVVKGFKIIKIEILDI, encoded by the coding sequence ATGAATATAGATATTTCAATTGTAAACATAATTCAGGCAATGCTTGCACCAGGAATTATGATCTCAGCCTGCGCTCTTTTACTTCTTGGAATGGGAAATAAATATTCCGCAACTGTAGCCAGAATAAGAGTTTTAAACGAAGAAAGAAGGAAGCTTTTGCTTCATGCAAAAGAAACTAAGGTAATTTACGAAGAGGGTATAAGGATGCATAGTATAAATGCACAATTAATAAGATTTCAAAGACGTTTGCGACTTGTTAGGGATGCTGTAGTTTTTTATTCTTTAGGAGTTGCTTTTTTTATATTATCATCGTTATTTATCGGATTAAAAATTCTTGTAGAGTATGATTATAGCCAATATGTTATTCTATCTTTGTTTTTAATAGGGATGATGTTCGTTCTTTCGGGAGTTATTTTAGCTGCAGTAGAAGTAGTTAAAGGTTTTAAGATTATTAAAATCGAAATTCTCGATATTTAA
- a CDS encoding Crp/Fnr family transcriptional regulator produces the protein MNSRKRSLANLPEVFQYMTDKEFDLLEKTKYEVSYKAGEVIFKRGTKTAQLMFLTTGLAKSYIEGYGDKNLIIRLIKPNEIIGVLASYVGSQHQFSVMAIEDCTCYFYDLESYKEIARKNSKVYDLLTQSICIHSMQYYNKFISLTQKQVNGRIAETILYLYNDIYQTNPITLSITKYDIADMTGMSKDTTTRVLKSLDNEKIIKIHNNVITILDLEKLAQISNNG, from the coding sequence ATGAATTCGAGAAAAAGATCTTTAGCCAATCTTCCGGAAGTATTTCAGTATATGACTGATAAAGAATTTGATCTTCTTGAAAAAACTAAATACGAAGTAAGTTATAAAGCCGGAGAAGTAATTTTCAAAAGAGGAACAAAAACAGCTCAGTTAATGTTTCTAACTACTGGACTTGCAAAATCTTACATTGAAGGCTATGGCGATAAGAACCTTATTATCAGACTAATTAAACCCAATGAAATTATTGGTGTTTTAGCTTCTTATGTTGGTAGTCAACATCAATTTTCAGTAATGGCTATCGAAGACTGTACATGTTATTTTTACGATTTGGAATCATATAAAGAAATCGCTCGCAAAAACTCAAAAGTTTACGATTTGCTAACTCAAAGTATTTGCATTCATTCTATGCAATATTATAATAAATTTATTAGCCTTACTCAAAAACAGGTTAATGGCAGAATAGCTGAAACTATACTATATTTATATAATGACATATATCAAACTAATCCTATAACGCTCTCAATAACAAAGTATGATATTGCTGACATGACAGGAATGTCTAAAGACACAACAACGAGAGTACTTAAAAGTCTTGATAACGAAAAGATTATAAAAATACATAATAATGTTATTACAATTTTAGATTTAGAAAAACTTGCCCAAATAAGTAATAACGGATAG
- the hemG gene encoding protoporphyrinogen oxidase, whose protein sequence is MSSNIEKDIVIIGAGLTGLTSAYYLNKEKADFIVIEKKDKVGGVIQTEKHNGYIVETGPNTGVVGQPEVAELFEDLGKKCEIDIPGKNVNKRFILKNSKWEPLPSGIWKGITTPLFTTGDKFRILGEPFRSRGKDPNESLAQMVLRRMGKSFLDYAIDPFILGVYSGDPKILITRHAMPKLYKLEQEYGSFIGGSIKKGFKKKTEREMKATKKVFSVKGGLSVLINTLYEEAGTDKFILGSSDLQINYTDGKYITTLKNSEGKEITIKSNKLITTTGAFELDNYLTFLDKVTLAPITTLQYANVVEVVLGFENWDGFNPEGFGGLIPFVENRDVLGVLFMSTLFMNRTPENGTLFTMFIGGMRKNYLFEKSETEIKTIIEKEFMQLMKPSKFNPSLFKLYWHKGAIPQYGIESEERFNQIKTLENKYPGLIFGGNLKDGIGMADRIKQGKELAKRATNKE, encoded by the coding sequence ATGAGCTCAAATATTGAAAAAGACATAGTAATTATAGGTGCCGGGTTAACAGGACTAACTTCTGCATATTATTTAAACAAAGAGAAAGCAGATTTTATAGTAATAGAAAAAAAAGATAAAGTTGGTGGAGTTATTCAAACTGAAAAACATAATGGATATATTGTAGAAACCGGTCCAAACACTGGTGTAGTTGGACAACCTGAGGTTGCAGAATTATTTGAAGATCTAGGAAAAAAATGTGAGATTGATATTCCTGGAAAAAACGTAAATAAAAGATTTATTCTTAAAAACAGTAAATGGGAACCACTGCCATCTGGTATCTGGAAAGGTATTACCACCCCCCTTTTTACTACAGGAGATAAATTCAGAATTCTTGGAGAACCGTTTCGCTCACGTGGTAAGGACCCAAACGAAAGCCTTGCACAGATGGTACTTCGCAGAATGGGAAAAAGTTTTTTAGATTACGCTATTGATCCTTTTATTCTGGGTGTTTATTCTGGTGATCCTAAAATTCTTATTACCCGCCATGCCATGCCAAAACTATACAAGTTAGAACAGGAATATGGCAGTTTTATTGGTGGTTCAATAAAAAAAGGATTTAAAAAGAAAACCGAAAGAGAAATGAAAGCCACTAAAAAAGTGTTTTCTGTAAAAGGTGGTCTATCAGTATTAATAAATACACTTTATGAAGAAGCAGGTACAGATAAGTTTATTTTAGGTTCATCTGATTTACAAATAAATTATACCGACGGAAAATATATTACAACTTTAAAAAACTCGGAAGGAAAAGAAATTACAATTAAATCAAATAAGTTAATTACAACTACAGGAGCATTTGAATTAGATAACTACTTGACATTTTTAGATAAGGTAACTCTTGCTCCAATTACGACATTACAATATGCAAATGTTGTTGAAGTAGTTTTAGGTTTCGAAAATTGGGACGGCTTTAATCCCGAAGGTTTTGGCGGTCTTATTCCTTTTGTTGAAAACCGTGATGTGCTTGGTGTACTTTTTATGTCTACACTTTTCATGAACAGAACTCCTGAGAATGGAACATTATTCACAATGTTTATTGGAGGAATGCGTAAAAACTATCTTTTCGAAAAATCAGAAACAGAAATAAAAACCATAATTGAAAAAGAGTTTATGCAATTAATGAAGCCTTCAAAATTTAACCCTTCATTATTTAAATTATACTGGCATAAAGGTGCAATTCCACAATACGGAATTGAATCAGAAGAGCGTTTTAATCAGATTAAAACACTTGAAAATAAATATCCGGGATTAATTTTTGGCGGAAATCTTAAAGATGGTATTGGCATGGCTGATAGAATTAAACAGGGTAAAGAACTTGCAAAAAGGGCAACAAATAAAGAATAA
- the hemH gene encoding ferrochelatase translates to MTGVLLINMGGPESPLEVKKFLRLMFLDKHIIPAPYIIRNLLSFYISSTRYKKSWSRYQIIGGTPIKKDTDKLVIITQNTLGTSFKVKAAYSYSEPFISTAISEFNNENIKNIIAIPLYPQASITTTESVAFDIEKIKNNFPQIKIKVAKEFFTNKYFIEFWNNIISFHNKENNLTNPLLLFSAHSIPVSFIKKGDTYQKGIEESAKLIANSLGLEYKVSYQSGMNPKTWLGPDTITTIKELALKDKNEIVIIPISFVSENLETLYDLDNQIIPTIKNEIKINISRVKIPAIHTSFTEMIKNIVYELKY, encoded by the coding sequence ATGACCGGTGTTTTGCTTATCAACATGGGTGGACCAGAAAGTCCTTTGGAGGTAAAAAAGTTTTTACGACTCATGTTTCTTGATAAGCACATAATTCCAGCACCATACATTATCAGAAATCTTTTATCTTTTTACATTAGTAGTACGCGTTATAAAAAATCGTGGAGCAGGTACCAAATAATTGGAGGCACTCCTATTAAAAAAGATACTGATAAATTAGTTATAATAACACAGAACACATTAGGAACATCATTTAAAGTAAAAGCTGCATATTCCTATTCTGAACCATTTATTTCAACAGCTATTTCGGAATTTAATAATGAAAACATTAAAAACATTATTGCAATTCCATTATACCCACAAGCAAGTATTACAACAACTGAAAGTGTAGCTTTTGATATTGAGAAAATTAAAAACAATTTTCCGCAAATAAAAATTAAAGTTGCCAAAGAATTTTTTACTAATAAATATTTTATAGAATTCTGGAACAACATTATTTCATTTCATAACAAAGAGAATAATTTAACAAATCCACTACTTCTTTTTAGTGCACATTCAATTCCGGTTTCTTTTATAAAAAAAGGAGACACTTATCAAAAAGGTATAGAGGAATCAGCAAAATTAATTGCAAACTCTTTGGGATTAGAATACAAAGTCTCGTATCAATCAGGCATGAATCCGAAAACGTGGTTAGGTCCAGATACTATAACAACGATTAAAGAATTAGCATTAAAAGATAAAAATGAAATTGTAATTATTCCTATAAGTTTTGTTAGTGAAAATCTTGAAACTCTTTATGATCTGGATAATCAGATTATACCAACAATAAAGAATGAAATAAAAATTAACATATCAAGAGTAAAAATCCCAGCAATACATACATCATTTACAGAGATGATTAAAAATATAGTTTATGAGCTCAAATATTGA